The Chanos chanos chromosome 3, fChaCha1.1, whole genome shotgun sequence genome segment TGTAATTCCATTCTCATAATAACAGCTTTACAGAGTTCCGacctcagagaaaaacaactccACCCACACCAGCTTTCCCCCAGGAACTTCCATTCCACTCTACTTTACTGAGAAACAGGgactgtgtatgtgcgtgtatgaaAACAACCATATTTACCGAAGCTAAACTCATTTCTGCTGATAAAATACAGAGTTACTGTGTCCCTTTTGAGAAGTATTACATAATCTAGTGGAGAGGTACTTGTTCTCTTCGGCTCACATTAACACAATTACTTGAATTCCTGAAGAACTAACCAAGCCCTTATCCTACCGCTCCTGTTGTATGCTTTGTTCATTTGTCATACAGGTAAATGAGGCTAAAGTCAAGCTTTAAGAACTCCTGAATCTCCATGTTTCAGTCCTTAACGATGTTGAAAGCATTTAGTTGGATGCCTTCCTGTTGTAAAACAGACCATTTTACATGCCGTACTATACACATATGTTGTGTCCCATAATTGGCTAAATGTCTCTTGTTAAGATTTCTCAGTGAGGTGAATTCACAAGTGGTGAAttgcaaacagacaaaattcaAGGCCTTAAACCCTAATACATGCATGAGAATAATCTATTTACCCCTATCTgaaaaaatcacatcaaactCCAAGCTAAAAACAGTTCTGACTGACCAACACAATGACTGGAATATAGTGTGGCTATGTGGTTTAGCAAGCATGCAGTGTGCTAAGTTTGATCCAGATGTGAAGAATGTCCATTGCCCAGATTTGAGACGAGAACTTCACCCTCTAACCTCGCTCTCAACATCTCAAATGAGACACCAGGAAGAGACAAAGCAAAGTTTCCAACGCAGGAAGGAGCCTTTTACCCTCTTCACAGAAACATGCTGAGTTTGCCCGCCAGAATCTTTCAGGCAAAAGATTCTGTCGAGCAACATGTCAACACTGCCAAAAAAAGTAgtttttgattaaatattttagTAGTCTGGTTGTGAAATTGTCTATCACCCAAAAGATACTGTAATAGAAATAAAAGTTACAAAACAACTTCTTGAGTAGAAAACAAAAGCCATATATGGCCTCCAGAGGAAGAAACAGCGTGcgatgcatgtgcatgcactaAAAATGATTCTCtaaagctgtaaaaaaaaaaaagtcacattatGACAGAGTACATCTAAGaccacatacaaaaagaaatataagACAATTCTGAATAAACATTCCACTGTCAAATCCCCCTGCTTCAGACCTTAACTATCTGACAAGGACTTGATACAGGAATTACACAATAAGCTCAAACAATTATGCTCAAGGTGTTACCATAATTGCTGTGACCCAACCCTATCTTGAAACCAATAAGAAAGACTTTGGTGAGGGTGTGATGACCATAAGGGAATACCTATAAATGGAAAGACTATAGTTTACACAACTAAGCATGAGAACACAGTATAAGAACTGCTGTGATTAAAGACATGCTAAACCAGCTTAGGTAAGAGCTGATTCACACAGGTGAAACAAGGAGAGGTCAACAGGCTTTCAGTCAAAAGGATTAAGTTTGTGAACTTTCCGAGCATCACATATGCCCAGCTGCAGAGTATGATCGAGGCACATGTGCCTGCGATATTTGAAACCCATAGTGATATGCAATGAAATTCAGAAATTACTGCAGCTATGTCTGTTTCAAATGTTGTGAATGTAGAAATGATATATGTATTTTAATGCATGTTAGGTGTAACCTGGTGTGGTGTACATGTTGAATGGAATGAATATACTAATTCAGAAAATGTAAGCTTCTATATGTGtataaaatctttaaatgagTTCTTAACAGCGCATGCAAATGAATGTTAACTGTTCTTGATATCAAAGAGTGACACAGACATAACTATCACTCACCTGGACCAATGTTATAGTTAATCAATATATCTGTTTTAGTGCTTTCTCCCCTAAACagttaaaaagtgaaacacTAACCAAGCCAATGTTCATAAGTTAACTTCCTCACATTCCTAGTCTCTATCTGGCTTAAGTAAGAACCTTTAGACGCTTTCTTTGGCCCCTCATAACTGAGATAACTGAGaaattctgaaaaacaaatgactggttttcccctacaaatcacctaactccacacacacagtgttttccactcagcagtaacagagagagaaatggaaatcATGAGCCAATAATGAACACAATGTTTTGTTCTACAAACTCTGAACAAGCAAAACAGTATAGCCTGTAGAATAACTTGAAGTATCTCACCGTCATGTATCCCCTGGCTATGTCAAAACTGAGACATCTAATTCTAAAAGACAAGTGTATGGAATCTACAGGGTTTCAAAATCATATCTGGAGCTAAGTTAACAATTTGATGAGACAGCTGAGAATTGAAGACGCCTTTACAACAATATTCATGTAATTTATAAAATTATCTATTTTGGGCGTAAATTTAATTGACAAGTAAAACATCTCTTTCCCGCCCTCTGACACTCAAATGATCTGTAAGAGGAAGTACCAAACACCTGTTCTTTCCACTGACATCTACAGAAAGAATATCCATCTATTTACTGCCGAGTGAGAAGTATGAAAAAACCTGCCATGATTATTTATCCATTATATTTTTGTATGAAACTTCATAtgatgtttctttgtgttttgattaATGCCTTGAAAACTCATATTGATTTAACCACAGCTACCTATGTGGTTAAATGTTCTGTCCTCTAaatcataaaacattttcattcattgctCTTTATGGATCAGGCACTCCTTGGGCCAGACATCAGAAAAACCCTACCCTTACATTGAGGCTGCTCTCTGTGCATGACTGCAATTGCAACCTTCGAAAAGAAACCCAAACAGGATTATACCACATATGGCAGAAATCCCATTTTACCTTCTTGCCTGTGGAGCCAGCCTTGGAAAGACAGGACCGGCCAAGGGAGAGGTAACCTCCAATGACTTCAATCTCCTCTACAGCTGGGTAGCGTTTCTTAAGCAACGTGCCCAGTTGGGCATAGGGGGCCTTGGATGCTGCTGCAGTGGGTGAAGGGACTGTTGCTTGGTCATTGGGCTCCAGAGAGCTTGGCTGGTGCTCCTGCTTGCGTTTGGGAACCACGGTAAATGTGTTCCCTTTCCTCTTCTGTATCACTGGGCTCTGCGAAGGTGTCGATGGCTCCACCACAACATCATCAATGTTGGTAATGGGAAGCTTGTCGCTTGAAGCCTCATCAACGGGCACCACTGGCTTTGTCAGAGAAGCAGGTGAAGATTTCAAGGATGGCGTAGGAGAGGTGGGTGTACCAGGAGGAGTGGGCAGTTGTGGAGGTTTGGTGTTAGCTGGCACGGGCACCCTCACTGTATCTGCGTGCTTTGAGAGGGGTGGCGTGGATGGAGGAGTGCTGGGTATTGGCACTGCTGGCACTGGGGCTAcgatctctgtctgtctctgagaggGTGGCGATAAGACTGGGTTAGGGGGCACTGTTTTGCTTGGAGACGATGCAGCAGTCAGGCGGCAGTTGGGGATAACAGTGAAAGAGTTGCGGGACTGGAGTCGGAGGTTGGCGAGGGCACGGGCCTGCACATCATTGGCTGGCACTAGCGAGAGATCAGGGTGGGGAGATGGACGGATCTCGAAGCTTCGTGGTAGCGAGGGTGAGGTTGATCTGGCAGGGGAGTCGGCACGGGCACGGTGGCTCTCTGGAGAGCATGGCACTTTGGCTTTAGTGGCTCCGTCTGTGCTgtcccagtctctctccctaacaGGCTTTGACTGTgacctctctgcctcctctcgtGGGTTTATGGTGACAGTGCGGCCTCCGCTCGCTTCAGACCGCCGCCAGAAGGAAGACATTAACTGAGGAGATCCACAATTAGGGGTGCTACTCCCTGAATGGGTTGGAGAGgcaggttgttttgtttttgaagactGATTGGTCTGGAAGACTGGTGACACTTTGTTGGGCAGAAAGCGAACAGGTGAGCCAGGAAAGGGAGGCGTCGCACATTTTGGCACCATATCCGGCAGGGCTTTAGGCCGGGAGCTGGATCTAACGGGGCTGGTATTTAAATCGAGGAGGTTCTCTGTGCTGCGCGATTTAGGCTGAAACTTCCCGTAATTCAAGTCGAATTTCTGTAGCATACGACTCACCCTACCCTGCCCTTCAAACAGGTCGGCGACGTCAGAACCTGGCCGGCCCAATGTGCTCAAATTCTCTTCGCTTTTGCTTAATGCAGTATCATAAATGACTACTTCCTTAGCACGTATCTCGGTAACCGGACTACCCCTCCGGTCTAAAAGGTCGTTGAGGGAGCTGTATCCGCTAACAGTGCCATTCTGGAGTTTAGATGCATGCTTTAAACCAGCCCCCTCCGGAAAGTAATCTGGGTCGGATTCTATAATGATTATGTTCTCTGCATGAATAGTCCGTATTCCAGGAACGTTACTGTACAACTCCAAAATGTGTTGCACTGGACGAGAGGCGTTCGTTTGGTCCTGTTGTTTTTTACGTTGTTTCTCCAGTTTAATAAAAGGGTTTTCCTGTAGCGGGCCCAAACTCTCCCGCAGCACCATACTCTCTTGCGCTCCGTTTGCTCTTTCCGTTCCCTCTACTGATGAAGAGACGGAGGGGTCTGAGACCGAACAGGGGTCTTTTGTTTTAACCGGTGATAGATCTGACGATATGGGGGTGTCGCTGCGCTTAACTGGAAAATGCTGGCTGGCTGGAGTGATGGTATAGTTCTTGTTCGTGACAGTGCTAGTAATATCATCCTTGCTGTTGGATCTACTACTTCCCGATATCTCTCCATTAACCCACGATGTGAGCGCGGAGTCCACACCTGCCCCAGACCCACCGCCCTTTGCTTTCCTTCGTTCAAGAATCTCTCTTTTCCAGGCCGGCATCCTCGGGCTCTCCTTTCCGGCCTCTTGGTGAAGCAGACGAATGTCTCCGGCTGACATAACGGGGACGTGGAAAGGTACCTTGTCTCCGAGACTTAAAAAAAGAGTGTTCCAAGGACTGGAACCAAACACTCAGCTCGCTCTCTATGGCTGTACCTGCAGCGTTATttctacacacacgcgcacatctCTGAGCTTCGTACAGATTCTTTCATTAAGCCTCTATGTCTACACACTACCACGCCCTCCGCACCTGCAATCATGAGACGTCACCCTTAGGTCGACGAAGCTGTCCTTAGGAAAGCACCTCATTTGGTCGGTTCGGTTTTAGATACACCCTTTTTTACATATCACACCACCCACTTTGGAAAACCCTCCCCTTTCTATTGTGGGTAACAGAGAAACGTCTGTCGATCAAAATTACTAAGCTCAACCCCTTCGTATTGTTTAACCCTTGCAGCGAAAAGGTTTTCCCCGTTACGATATCGTTTCACGTACAGAATACCGACGAAGACCCTCAAACACGAGaggctttatttatttgctcATGTGAGAAGAATTATACGTACACAGAGAACATTAAGGTCTTGAATAAAACACGAGTCTTGTTTAAAACGGATCAACAATGAGCTTGTTACATTGATCGATTATCTAGTCATATTGCTTTTCATCACTATGACAGAATTGAGTGAGCCATCATCATCTTCGTAGACGACTAATGCGCATACCAGTTGTACTAAAAGAGCCGGGAATAATGTTATTCGTAAGAGCAATATTTGCAGGTGCTTGGACGCTCAAATAATGTCCGTGGTTCTGGATGAATGCGACTGACTAAGTCTCGCGCTTATGTTGCTACCCGATGTGGAACCGTTTGCTGTCCCAGGAGCGATTACCACTACTTCTTCATCAAACATTTATCGTTGCACTGATCTAACAAGCTTTGAATTCAAATTAGTCACAGTAGACTTCGAAGAAAATGTCAACAAAGAATGCAATTTCCAACATCTTTTCGAACTAAGGACAAACTTATGCGAATGTTAGACTCTTTACATTTGTCATTTATTAGTATAATAATAAAACGCGAAATGACATGGATTCTATGTGAGCGAAAAAAAGCTACTGTTTTATGGTATGGGTGTGTACCCTAGCTCAAGTCTATTGTTTGTTGGCATTTCAAGCATTCATACAACACAATGTATTACGACAAGCCCAATGAGTCGATTTAAGGTAACAAAATAGTTGAGACTGCTCCAGGAGGCGTCGCTCCGTCACTAGCTGTTAAATTCTCCGTTCAAAGTTCAACACCAATAAAACACAAGAATCCAATTCTCCTTTGTGTCACCGTAAACTCGGACACTTGCGACAAAATCCAACTGTTCTCTAAGTTGCATTTAAATTTGCAGCTGAATGGCTTTAAGCTTAATCTAAATTGTTTATGCAGTGTTTACACATATTACTTATGAACAAGTCAGGTGAACAAGTCATCTCTCATCAATGAACCCGTGCCGAATCCCTTTGATTTATGTCAGTTGGCATAAATAATAGAAATGTGTGGTAAAAAGATATTGTCACTAGGATTTCCATGAGGATAAGCCAAAAATATTACAGTGGATAATAAAACTAGATTCTAGCTTGCTTTTTAAGAGGGACCATTGCATGAAACATAATGTCACTTTGGCCTTCATGGACAGCCTCCCAAGTGAGCAAGAGTGACAAAAAAGGCTCTAAAACCTTTCTAACGTTCTATGGCGCCACCTTATGGTAAATCTTGGATAACTATCTACTTCAAACCTTCAAAGGTACCAGGCCCTGCTTAATAGAGAGCACTTTAACCACAGCAGTTGTCAAATCATACTTATAGACAGCTATAATGTAAGCAACTGAATAAAAGGTTAATCTCTAAATTAACTTAACCACATCTTAACAGGACTGAACATATGACTTAATGCTGTATGAGTGTCACAGAACTACAAAATTGACATGTTGAtggtttatttacagtttatgCAAAAACAAGGGCAACAGATCAGCAAAACATAGATTaaggaacattctggaaataCAGAGAGAACTCAGATCAAGTCTCACTCAGCACTTCTGACAAAATATGAAGACTGCACATTTCTTAAAATTCAGGATGTGACAGTGGGGTACAACAAGAGCGTGTTTCAAATGCTTCAGCTAGGAtctcattaaatacattaagggaaaaaaaaaaaaaaaaaaacattttccaccATTATTAGTAGGGAATCACCCCTACAGCCCAAAGTCTCTCGGAAAACCACCCCAGCCTGCTTTGTGTCCTGACAGCGTACATGAAGAATACATGCCTGTGCTGGACCCTGCCCAGTTCAGCCAACCCATCCAGTTGCATATGGGTGGGGCCTACAGAGATTGGTTAGCCAATGGCGCCTTTCCTCCACCTCAGTTGACGCGGCAGGCCCGAATCATAAGCAGCTGCAGGAGAATGAAGAGCGGCGAGACGATGAGGCCATACCACAGGTCACGGGCTTGCTCTTGCTCCGCAAGCTTCTGGCACAgcaaaacctcacacacaagcTTGAGGCTGAGCACCGTCAGCACCCAGAGCAGACGCAGCACAGACAGACGTTTCTCTCCTTCTTGGTACAGGCGGATGGATACGATGGCCGTGAAGTAGGTGCTAAGGCCGTCGGCGGCGAACAAAGGCACAAAGACAAGCCACCAACTTATGCCAGGGGTCAACATGTCCGCCCGCAGGGCAACGAGGACACTGAAGACTAGAAACGCTCCAAGGTGCAGGAAGAGCTCGAATGTGGCAAAACCGAGCCATTGAACCAGTTCCCTCAGGGAGAAAAGCATGACAAACAAGGAATTCACACCAGTGGGTGTTTGCAGTGGAGGGATGAAGGTAAAAGCCAAATCACTAGATATGATTTTGTAATCTCAAGAAAGAAGGATGGTGATGATAATTAGGAATGGACGGGAACTTGCATAAGTCCATGGAAAACTATTCCTCCTGTTAACTTTTTCATCTGAAAGTTCTAATTTGACAACCACATCAAGATCATCTTGAAAAGGGCCTGATCCTCCATCTGTAGAGTAAGATGTCCTTAATCATTGGACAGCCTTGAAGGTACCTGTTATGACAACCAAACCTAAAcgtacaaacacagaaacacacaataatACGATAAAAGATAACAGTATCCAGTCAGTAAGATTTCACAACCTGCATTATTTAGGGGGCTAGTTCGCCTGACAGATGACTTCTCTTACTCAGGCAGCTTCAACGGGATACGAGAGGTATCAGTTGGCTATCTTGGATGACTGTCAGTCAACGTTAGTGGACTATCACTAGTCAGGTACTGTTAACTGATATGACTGAAACCAGGTTAGCAACTAATGCTtcgtattcttatggtgtgtctTACTCCTCATgctgcatgtttttaaaatttctcACCTTGACGTCTCGCTAACAGTACTACACTACAACCAATAAATTATTTGAACCCTCGGACCCTGAGTCTGAAACTCGTCAAAGGTAGCGATGCCTCTGAGCTAAACACTTGGCACAAGGGTCTAATTGTTAGCCAGGCAGCTATTCACTTAGCGTTAGGCTAATTCTTTAGAATTTACGATGACGACTATAGCAGCTGCAGCTGCTGTAATCGTCCCCTGAGGTTATCCCACATTACCTTGTGAATGTTCATATGAAGGTCACAGGCTTTGGTCTACATTTTCGACACACAGCTATTCAAGAGCGCTCATCACTAAACTGCTTGGGTGATGGTGGAACAACGCCTTGCTGGACGGCTATCATAGAAGTTCTATGACAGCTATTTTGTGCTATTTACCTTCCGCCAGTTAACCCATGAAAATATCGCGAGAGGTCCACTGGCGTGATATAATTATTTACGGTGGCCCGTTCAGCTCAATTGTCCTTTGGTGCACGGTATTCTCTGGGAAGGAGCGCGTACGATGAAAGGTACTGAAATAAGACATTCTCACGCATTTGAGACTTCCTTATTTTACTCATTTCAAAGTTTCCATCCAAGCTTTGGTTGCTGATGCTATTGCAGCTTGGTGTCAAGTTTTTAGTCGAAACTTTGTGGGGTTCTTTTCTCCTTGTAAAGCATATTACTTTATGAGTTCCTACCTACCCAGCTAGCTTTATGACATAATTAGCACTGGGCAATGAGTATGTGGACAGCACGAAGAATCCCTCAAGTTTATTAGCTACCTAACCGGAGATTCAGAGTACTGTGCACCTCATTCCCTAGTCTATAAAGCATATAACATAATTTGAGATTCGGACATTCCTATGTGtatctgttatatatatatgtatgtgtgtgcatatatatgtatgtgtatgtatgtatatgtatgtatatatatatatatatatatatatatatatacacacacacacacacacacatatgtatgtatgtatgtatatatatatatatgtatgtatatatatatatgtatgtgtgtgtgtctgttatatatatatatcattattCGCCCTCTTCGCCAGTCCTCTTATTGGAATGGTGAATTGTTTTGTTAAGAGAATTTTTGCGCATGCTTTCCCCTGTTGTCCAGGGGAAACGGGGCAGAATTAAGCTGGAATCCCCATGCATTTTTACCAAGGAACTTTTTGTTCTATAGGAAATCACATGGAAGTTAAAGTGATTTTGCATTTTTCAATAAATAGTGCCACAAAATGGCCCAACCCAAATACATGTggtaatgtgaaatgtgaatgaCATGAATCATTATGACATTGAAGTtgattaaacaaacagagcagaagtTACTTGCTACGACCAAGAAACTAATGGTCATGTTTTATGATGGTTCATATACCTGGAATGGGGAAGTGTATAAAGCCTATAAAGGACATGTCTGACAACTCTTGTCTTATTGGCAGGACAGTGATGGAGCCAGCTGAATCTCTCCTGCACAGTGGCTATTTCCACCCCACTCTCAGATACTGGCAGACTTGCGCCGCAGACTTGCGACCAGAGAATCTCATTTACCCTATCTTTGTCACGTAATGTATCTTCTTGCTCTTATGTGTGATTGTGGGAATGGTACACTGTTCACagttaagagtgtgtgtatgttttagttGGTTATATTTCTTGTCCTCTCTTTACACAGTGACAGTCCTGATGCAGTGGAGCCGATTGCCAGTCTCCCAGGACAGGCAAGGTAACCATGCTTGACTGGAACAAAAGCATCTCTAAACTTAATGCTATTGAAGGATTTGTGGATTCATATATTAGTCTCTCTTATACAAACTAAGAAGGCTTATGAATGAAACAGCTGCATTTaacaccaaaaaacccaataagTAGATAAATTAATGGTACAGTTGATGATATGAGCACTAgtaatgttatatttattttggaGAAAGTCTAAAATAGAGGTAGAAAGAACATCAGCCATTAATGTGTTGAAAAGAtacaaaaaatgttcaaatagaTATGAACACAGTTAGTCACATTGGGAGGTGTTGGCCTCTGATAGGCATTTTAGGCTGGGTGGATACAGAGCCAAGCCTTAGAAATGAAGATAAAGAAACTATCAGTTTTCTCTTTGTCCCACTGAACCCTCCCTCACTAGCAAAACCAATTCTCCAGACTGATACAAAATATATCTCTAAATTGTTTAACAGCCTTAAAATGATTGGCAGcatttgtgtcatgttttatgaaataGTCTCACAacagtatttattttttggctGTATGTTTTGAGAAGgttaaatgtatgtttgttttgactgtctAATTTCAAAGTTCAATATTTCTCAATATGAAATGGGGGTCAAATTGTAGCACGTTTTATATCTTTGCTTGACGTAATAGAAAGCGATCTACTGAACGAGTCCTTGGGGTTGTATCCAGCTTGTGCAGTCTGAATGTGTATCATTGTCTGGTGTAAACTGCTAATGTATCAGTGAGTGCCTGAAAAGATGTAACTCAGTTACTATGTATTTCCCTTTTCGTAGATATGGAGTGAATAAGCTGGAAGGGATGTTGAAACCCCTCGTAGAAAAGGGCTTGAAGTGCATTCTTATATTTGGAGTTCCTGGAAAAGTGACCAAGGTATGCACACTGACAGTTGCGACAGCCACTTGCAGTGATGCTGGTATGACGGCCCTGTGGAATGCCTAGTGCTGTGCACAGGCCCTTGACTGTTatgtgcatttatttatttatttattcattcatttctccaCAGGATGAGAGGGGTTCATGTGCTGACACAGAAGATACTCCTGCTATCCTTGCTGTGAAGAAACTGAGGGCTGTATTCCCTGAACTGCTGCTGGCTTgtgatctctgtctgtgtccttaCACTTCACATGGACATTGTGGTCAGTCTTTTTTGCTGTATTCTCTACTTTATATGCATTTGCTGTAATATAATGTCCCTCAGCTCTGTGCCTTAAACATTTGATTT includes the following:
- the tprn gene encoding taperin, with the protein product MSAGDIRLLHQEAGKESPRMPAWKREILERRKAKGGGSGAGVDSALTSWVNGEISGSSRSNSKDDITSTVTNKNYTITPASQHFPVKRSDTPISSDLSPVKTKDPCSVSDPSVSSSVEGTERANGAQESMVLRESLGPLQENPFIKLEKQRKKQQDQTNASRPVQHILELYSNVPGIRTIHAENIIIIESDPDYFPEGAGLKHASKLQNGTVSGYSSLNDLLDRRGSPVTEIRAKEVVIYDTALSKSEENLSTLGRPGSDVADLFEGQGRVSRMLQKFDLNYGKFQPKSRSTENLLDLNTSPVRSSSRPKALPDMVPKCATPPFPGSPVRFLPNKVSPVFQTNQSSKTKQPASPTHSGSSTPNCGSPQLMSSFWRRSEASGGRTVTINPREEAERSQSKPVRERDWDSTDGATKAKVPCSPESHRARADSPARSTSPSLPRSFEIRPSPHPDLSLVPANDVQARALANLRLQSRNSFTVIPNCRLTAASSPSKTVPPNPVLSPPSQRQTEIVAPVPAVPIPSTPPSTPPLSKHADTVRVPVPANTKPPQLPTPPGTPTSPTPSLKSSPASLTKPVVPVDEASSDKLPITNIDDVVVEPSTPSQSPVIQKRKGNTFTVVPKRKQEHQPSSLEPNDQATVPSPTAAASKAPYAQLGTLLKKRYPAVEEIEVIGGYLSLGRSCLSKAGSTGKKLKISFNESSLQSTFEYPSESSVWDSGEEEEEEEEKGGEESETISTERFSIPRISYTIGSTNVTNSSDLSTYTPKHSVEFSAWQEHKTDNPDVQGEASSQHSDMSEEVMLTPANSSSLSDFSSEPALYF
- the tmem203 gene encoding transmembrane protein 203, with translation MLFSLRELVQWLGFATFELFLHLGAFLVFSVLVALRADMLTPGISWWLVFVPLFAADGLSTYFTAIVSIRLYQEGEKRLSVLRLLWVLTVLSLKLVCEVLLCQKLAEQEQARDLWYGLIVSPLFILLQLLMIRACRVN